From the genome of Pseudomonas putida:
TCGACGGCATCCTTGTGCACCAGCCACTTGGTGGTGACCATGGTCTCCTGGGCGCTGATCGGCCACACGGTGAACACGATCATGTGATCGCCCATGCAGTGGTTCCACGAGTGCGGCAGGTGCAGGATGCGCATCGAGCCCAGGTCCGGGTTCTTGATGCGGCCCATCAGCTTCTGGCAGGCCTGCTTGCCGTCCATGGTCATCGACACGGTGCCCTTGAGCAGCGGCATGCGCACGATGCGGTTACGCAGGCCATGGCTCTTGTGCAGGTATGGAATCTTCTCGGCTTCCCAGGCGGCGGCGGAGGCGGCCACGTGGTCCTTGAATTCCTGGCTGGCGCGCGGGTCGTTGGTGTCGTCCCATTCCAGCAGGGTTTGCAGCAGCTCCGGGTGCGAACCGTTGCAGTGGTAGCACTCGCGGTTGTTTTCCAGCACCAGCTTCCAGTTGGCCTTCTCCATCAAGGTGGTCTGCACCGCCACCTTGGCGTTCTCCATGTCGTACGGTTCCATGTAGTGGTCCAGGGTGGCCAGGAACTCGTCGATGGCAGGCGGGTTTTCGGCCAGGCTGATGAAGATGTAGCCGCCGGCGACCTTCACGTTCACAGGCTTGAGGCCGTATTGCTGCATGTCGAAGTCGGCGCCCATCTCGGTACCGGCGAACAGCAGGCGGCCATCGAGTTCGTAGGTCCACTGGTGGTACGGGCAGACCAGCTTGGCCACCTTGCCCTTCTCGCTCACGCACAGGCGCGAGCCACGGTGGCGGCAGACGTTGTGGAAGGCATGCACCTTACCTTCGGCTCCGCGTACCACGATGATCGGGTTCTTGCCGATCTGCAGGGTGATGTAGTTGCCCTTGGCCGGGATCTCGCAGGTCATGCCGGCGATCAGCCATTCCTTGTGGAAGATCTCCTGCATGTCGATCTGGAACAGACGCTCGTCGGTGTAGAAAGGCTGGGGCAGCGAGTAGGTGCGCTCGCGGGTCTGCAGCATCTCGGCGGTGGCCTTGCGTGCAGGTTCCAGTGGATCGCCCAGGCTCAGGGTTGCGGTGACGTCCATCGTGTATTCCTCGGGGCCGTGTGCGGCCGGCAAAAGGTGGCTAATCGTTGTTGTGGTGCCGCAAGGCTGTCGTTTGAAAAACAGCGGTTTGTTTTGCCGAGGAGTGTGCGTCCGAAGACGCCCTGAACCGTATCCATGGGCGACATGGCCGATTTGAATTACGACGCGCCAGCCCCCGTAGCGCGGGGCTGGTCGCGATAAGCACGCCGATGTCGCTGGCAGGAATGTGCACAGCCTTCGGGTTGCGCATTATCGCAGCCATAAAAAGGCCAATAGTCGGCCGCTGGAGATGAACATGTCCGATACCTTCCTCAATCCGGTCACTACCCAGACCTGGGCCAACGGCCGCCACATCGTGCGCTGCGTCAAGGTCATCCAGGAGACCTGGGACGTGCGCACCTTCTGCTTCATGGCCGATGCGCCGATCATGTTCTTCTTCAAGCCCGGGCAGTTCGTCACCCTGGAGCTGGAGATCGAGGGCAAGCCGGTGATGCGTTCCTACACCATCTCCAGTTCGCCGTCGGTGCCGTACAGCTTCTCCATCACGGTCAAGCGCGTACCGGGCGGGCAGGTCTCGAACTTCCTCCACGACACCATGCACGAAGGCGCCGAGCTGCCGGTGCACGGGCCGGTGGGATTGTTCAACGCCATCGACTTCCCGGCCGGCAAGGTGCTGTACCTTTCCGGTGGGGTCGGCATCACCCCGGTGATGTCGATGGCGCGCTGGTTCTACGACACCAACGCCAATGTCGACATGGTGTTCGTGCACAGCGCCCGCTCGCCCAAGGACATCATCTATCACCGCGAGCTGGAGCAGATGGCTTCGCGCATCCCCAACTTCAGCCTGCACATCATTTGCGAGAAGCACGGCCTGGGCGAGCCATGGGCGGGTTATCGCGGCTACCTCAACCAGCGATTGATGGAGCTGATCGCCCCCGACTACATGGAGCGCACCATCTTCTGCTGCGGGCCGACCCCGTACATGACGGCGGTCAAGCGCATGCTCGAGGGGGTTGGCTTCGACATGAACAACTACCACGAGGAGTCGTTCGGCGCGACGCCGGCGGAGGCCAAGGCCGATGCGGTGGAGCATGCCGAACAGGCTGCCGACGCGCCGGAAGTGGATGTATCCGACCTCAACCTGGTGGAGTTCATCGGCAGCGAGAAGAGCATCCGCATCGCCCCGGGCGAGACGGTGCACGCGGCGGCGGCGAAAGTCGGCCTGATGATTCCCAAGGCCTGCGGCATGGGTATCTGCGGCACCTGCAAGGTGCTCAAGCTGGGCGGTGAAGTGGAGATGGAGCACAACGGCGGCATCACCGAAGAGGACGAAGCCGAGGGCTACATCCTGTCGTGCTGCAGCGTGCCGAAAGGGGATGTGCGGATCGATTACTGATCCAGCAATGCATGGGGCCGCTTTGCGGCCCATTCGTGGGGCAAGTCAGGGCGCCGAACCGCCGCTCCCACAGGAATTGCGCTGAGCCTGTGGGAGTGTCTGCCAACATCCAGAAAACATTCTCCGTCTCATGTCGATAATCCCTCGGCTAGGGTCTATCCCGAGCTTTGATTCAGGGACATCACATGGACCGTGCCCAATCCTGCCTTCTACGTCGTGGTCGCTTCTCCCAGCCAGGTGGTATTTACCTGCTGACCACGGTAACTCACCAGCGAAAGCAGATATTCACCCAGCTCCAACTCGCTCGCAGCGTCATCCAGCAATTCAGGCTGGCTGAAATCGATGGGCTTTGTCACTCCCTGGCGTGGGTGGTGATGCCTGACCATGTGCATTGGTTGATCGAATTGCGAGGCGCCACCCTTTGCTGCTTGATGCGCAGGTTCAAGTCGCGCAGCAGTCATGCGCTTTATCGGCAAGGCATGCGCCGCGAAAGAATATGGCAGCCGGGCTATCAGGACCGGGCATTGCGTCGGGAAGAGAGCGTGTTGAAAGTTGCCAGGTACATCGTTGCCAACCCAATAAGAGCCGGGTTGGTTGGCCGGGCAGGCGACTATTCGCATTGGGATGCTGTTTGGCTCTGATGCCGCCTTCGCGGGGCAAGTCGGGGCGCCGAAAACTGTGGCCCTGTGGGAGCGGGCTTGTCCCGCGAATGGGGCGACGCGGTGGATGGCACCGGCTTCGCCGGTGTTCGCGGGGCAAGCCCGCTCCCACAGATCCCCGCTAAACCAATGGGTTATGTTTTTCTGTGGGAGCGGGCTTGTCCCGCGAATGGGCCGCAAAGCGGCCCCGGGGTTGTCGGGTCAGGTCCGGAACCGCGCCACCAAGCCATTCAGGTCGACCGCCAGGCGCGACAGCTCGGCACTCGCCGCGCTGGTCTGATGCGCGCCTGTGGCGCTCTGCACCGACAGGTCGTTGATGTTCACCAGGTTGCGGTCCACTTCCCGCGCCACCTGGGCCTGCTCTTCCGCGGCGCTTGCGATCACCAGGTTGCGTTCGTTGATCTGCGCCACCGCTCCGGCGATGGTGTCCAGCGCCAGGCCTGCGCCCTTGGCGATGTTCAGCGTCGACTCGGCGCGCTCGGTGCTGGTGCGCATCGATTCCACCGCCTCGGTGGTGCCGCCCTGGATGCTGCCGATCATGCGCTCGATCTCGCTGGTCGACTGCTGGGTGCGGTGGGCCAGTGCGCGTACCTCGTCGGCCACCACGGCAAAGCCACGGCCCGCCTCGCCAGCACGTGCCGCTTCGATCGCGGCGTTGAGCGCCAGCAGGTTGGTCTGGTCGGCCAGGCCGCGGATCACGTCCAGTACCTTGCCGATGTCGCGCGACTGCTCGGCCAGGTGGGTGATGAGCTTGGCGGTGGCCTGCACATCGCCGCTCATGCGCTCGATGGCGCCGACGGTTTCCATGACCAGGTCACGGCCATCGCCGGCCGAACGGCTGGCATCGCTGGAGGCTTCGGAAGTGCTCACGGCGTTGCGCGCCACTTCTTCAACGGCGCTGGTCATTTCCGTGACAGCCGTGGCGGCCTGCTCGATTTCGTTGTTCTGCTGCTGCAGGCCGCGGGCGCTTTCGTCGGTGACCGCGTTGAGCTCTTCGGCCGCCGAGGCCAACTGGGTGGCCGAGCCGGAGATCTGATGCAGGGTCTCGCGCAGCTTGTCCTGCATGCGAGCCATGGCGCGCAGCAGGCGCGCCGCTTCGTCGGTGCCGTCGGCGTTGATGCTGTGGGTCAGGTCGCCGTCGGCGATCTGTTCGGCGGCCTTGAGCGCGTCGTCGATGGGTTTGACGATGCTGCGGGTCAACAGGAAGGCACAGAGGAAGGTCAGCACCGTGGCGGCCACCAGCAGGCCGATGACCAGGGCGAAGGCGGCGCCATACTGGCTGGCAGCCGTGGCGTTGGTTTCGCGGGTCTGCTCGGTGTTGATGCGCACCAGGGTGTCCATGACCTGGTTGATCTGCTCGGAGTTGGCCTGCACCTCGGTGTTGATCAGCGCACGCAATTCTTCCGTCTTGCCAGCCTGGTTCAAGCTGCGCATGCGCGATTCGAGCTGGCGATACTGGTTGAGCAATTGCACGTACTGTTCATAGGCGGCCCGCTCGTCGGCGGCGGCGATCAGCGGCTCGTAGGTGCGGCGGGCGTTGTCGATCTGGCCGTTGCGCTGCTCCAGCAGGTTGAGGATCTCTTGCTGGCTCTGCGCTTCGCGGTTGAGCAGCAGGCGGAACGACAGGGTGCGCAGGCGCAGGTTCAGCGCGGTCAGTTCGTCGAGGGCCTTGATGCTGGGTACGCTGATCTTTTCGATCGTGACGCCTGCCTGTCGGATGTTGCCCATTTGCATGAGCGAGAAGATACCGAGGCCAAGCATCAGCACGCCGATCAAGGCGAACCCGAGTAGCGCGCGCGGGGCGATATTCATGTTGCGTAAGGACATGGAAAGGATCCAGACAAGGGGTAGAGGGAGGCGCGGTCAGTACGACGAAATATGACTCACCTCGCTATCGGTCGTGACCGAGCGGTCTTGAGGCTGGCCGAAAAAAATATAAGGGTGCTATCTAAATACTCGACCGGCGGTTGATCCGTGCCGGAACAAGGGGGCGCTTGACCTGTCAATCTGCGCAGGGCTTTTTGCCTTGTGAATCCGATATTTAATGGCGGGGGTTCGCGCTTTTCTTTATCGTGTGCGCCCTTTGCAACAACCCGAGATCTGCCCCCATGTTGGAAGCCTCCCTGAATCAACTCGAGCAACTGGTCAGCGACCTGATGCACAAGAATGCTCAACTCACCGAGCAGAACACCGCCCTCGGCCAGGAACTGGCCCAGGCCAAGGAAGAAAACGAGACCCTGCAATTGTCGTTGATGGAGCAGGAAGAGAAGCACGGCGCTACCGCTGCGCGTATCCAGGCGCTGGTCGAACGCGCCAGCGCAGGCGTCGTCGGCGCATGAGACTGCAAGCGCAGCCGATCAATGTCGTGTCGATCCTGGGCAGCGACTACTCGATCAAGGCGCCCGAAGGCCAGGAAGAGACCCTGGCGCAGGCGGTGCGGATGCTCAACACCGCCCTGGCCGAAACCAAGCGTCAGTACCCGACGCTGATTGGCGACAAGCTGCTGGTGCTGGCGGCCCTGAACCTGTGTTCCAAGCAGGTCGAGCTGCAGAAGGAACACCAGCAGACCCTCGAGCGTACCCAGGCACAGATCGATGCCACGGTGGACGCCATCGTCCGGACCATCGCCGAGCAATAGGTCTGGCAGCGATCCCTTGTAGGAGCGGGTTCACCCGCGAAGGCGATGGCGAATTCACTGCCGCCTTCGCGGGTAAACCCGCGCCTACAGGTCGCGAGGGTTGTTCAGGCGCCGAGGATGCTG
Proteins encoded in this window:
- a CDS encoding methyl-accepting chemotaxis protein, producing MSLRNMNIAPRALLGFALIGVLMLGLGIFSLMQMGNIRQAGVTIEKISVPSIKALDELTALNLRLRTLSFRLLLNREAQSQQEILNLLEQRNGQIDNARRTYEPLIAAADERAAYEQYVQLLNQYRQLESRMRSLNQAGKTEELRALINTEVQANSEQINQVMDTLVRINTEQTRETNATAASQYGAAFALVIGLLVAATVLTFLCAFLLTRSIVKPIDDALKAAEQIADGDLTHSINADGTDEAARLLRAMARMQDKLRETLHQISGSATQLASAAEELNAVTDESARGLQQQNNEIEQAATAVTEMTSAVEEVARNAVSTSEASSDASRSAGDGRDLVMETVGAIERMSGDVQATAKLITHLAEQSRDIGKVLDVIRGLADQTNLLALNAAIEAARAGEAGRGFAVVADEVRALAHRTQQSTSEIERMIGSIQGGTTEAVESMRTSTERAESTLNIAKGAGLALDTIAGAVAQINERNLVIASAAEEQAQVAREVDRNLVNINDLSVQSATGAHQTSAASAELSRLAVDLNGLVARFRT
- the gbcB gene encoding glycine-betaine demethylase subunit GbcB, which codes for MSDTFLNPVTTQTWANGRHIVRCVKVIQETWDVRTFCFMADAPIMFFFKPGQFVTLELEIEGKPVMRSYTISSSPSVPYSFSITVKRVPGGQVSNFLHDTMHEGAELPVHGPVGLFNAIDFPAGKVLYLSGGVGITPVMSMARWFYDTNANVDMVFVHSARSPKDIIYHRELEQMASRIPNFSLHIICEKHGLGEPWAGYRGYLNQRLMELIAPDYMERTIFCCGPTPYMTAVKRMLEGVGFDMNNYHEESFGATPAEAKADAVEHAEQAADAPEVDVSDLNLVEFIGSEKSIRIAPGETVHAAAAKVGLMIPKACGMGICGTCKVLKLGGEVEMEHNGGITEEDEAEGYILSCCSVPKGDVRIDY
- the gbcA gene encoding glycine-betaine demethylase subunit GbcA; translation: MDVTATLSLGDPLEPARKATAEMLQTRERTYSLPQPFYTDERLFQIDMQEIFHKEWLIAGMTCEIPAKGNYITLQIGKNPIIVVRGAEGKVHAFHNVCRHRGSRLCVSEKGKVAKLVCPYHQWTYELDGRLLFAGTEMGADFDMQQYGLKPVNVKVAGGYIFISLAENPPAIDEFLATLDHYMEPYDMENAKVAVQTTLMEKANWKLVLENNRECYHCNGSHPELLQTLLEWDDTNDPRASQEFKDHVAASAAAWEAEKIPYLHKSHGLRNRIVRMPLLKGTVSMTMDGKQACQKLMGRIKNPDLGSMRILHLPHSWNHCMGDHMIVFTVWPISAQETMVTTKWLVHKDAVEGVDYDPERMRKVWDATNDQDRRLAEENQRGINSTAYQPGPYSKTYEFGVVNFIDWYSQRVLENLGAEPAPYLKEVKAQ
- a CDS encoding REP-associated tyrosine transposase; amino-acid sequence: MDRAQSCLLRRGRFSQPGGIYLLTTVTHQRKQIFTQLQLARSVIQQFRLAEIDGLCHSLAWVVMPDHVHWLIELRGATLCCLMRRFKSRSSHALYRQGMRRERIWQPGYQDRALRREESVLKVARYIVANPIRAGLVGRAGDYSHWDAVWL
- a CDS encoding cell division protein ZapA, yielding MRLQAQPINVVSILGSDYSIKAPEGQEETLAQAVRMLNTALAETKRQYPTLIGDKLLVLAALNLCSKQVELQKEHQQTLERTQAQIDATVDAIVRTIAEQ